From Vanrija pseudolonga chromosome 1, complete sequence, a single genomic window includes:
- the YIR042C gene encoding putative protein — translation MPAYKNNYKSEPLPPPPFECHLHTPVEDYDLNFVLPVTELRSDRVELRPLIPSLHAQPLLDGVLANPELLLWLGVTREWSTLDDVCDWIETVCRRDKTHLHYAIYSAPLDRLDAPVEEYQFAGTAALMEADPSTMIIEIGWLIILGPFQRTHVLTHTSGLMMHRSLDTPEQGGLGFRRLQWKANSLNQKSQAAALRLGYKFEGIVRAFVVLPKGKKGVRAGRPGVPNADREQRDTWMGSITWFEWEEGVNAHVDKLVARRD, via the exons ATGCCGGCCTACAAAAACAACTACAAGAGCGAACCCTTACCACCCCCGCCGTTCGAGTGCCATCTCCACACTCCCGTCGAGGACTACGACCTCAACTTTGTCCTCCCCGTCACTGAGCTGCGCTCGGACCGCGTGGAGCTCCGTCCCCTGATC CCCTCCCTTCACGCCCAgcccctcctcgacggcgtgcttgcCAACCCTGAGCTCCTGTTATGGCTGGGAGTGACGCGCGAGTGGTCCACCCTCGACGATGTGTGCGACTGGATTGAAACTGTCTGCCGCCGCGACAAG ACGCATCTCCACTATGCCATCTACTCGGCCCCATTGGATCGCCTCGATGCCCCCGTTGAGGAGTACCAGTTCGCAggcaccgccgcgctcatGGAGGCCGACCCCAGCACCATGATCATTGAGATTGGCTGGCTCATCATTCTCGGCCCGTTCCAG CGCACCCACGTCCTGACGCACACCTCTGGCCTGATGATGCACCGCTCCCTCGACACTCCCGAGCAGGGCGGTCTTGGCTTCCGCCGTCTTCAGTGGAAGGCAAACTCGCTCAACCAGAAGTCGCAGGCGGCTGCTCTGCGATTGGGCTACAAGTTTGAGGGCATTGTGCGCGCCTTTGTCGTCCtccccaagggcaagaagggtgTCCGTG CTGGCAGACCAGGCGTCCCCAACGCGGaccgcgagcagcgcgacacCTGGATGGGTTCCATTACGTGGTTtgagtgggaggagggagTCAACGCGCATGTTGACAAGCTCGTTGCGCGTCGGGATTAG